In Naumovozyma castellii chromosome 1, complete genome, one DNA window encodes the following:
- the MIN6 gene encoding Min6p (ancestral locus Anc_7.478) codes for MSFFVNNKVIEFFQRLSRRPSAGIMWLFTGVIVTGTAYLMLFLPGVPRDITVDQDEELQELVEIE; via the coding sequence ATGTCTTTTTTTGTTAATAACaaagttattgaatttttccaaagattGTCAAGAAGACCAAGTGCTGGTATAATGTGGCTGTTTACCGGTGTCATCGTGACTGGAACCGCCTACCTGATGCTGTTCCTGCCTGGTGTTCCAAGAGATATAACGGTTGATCAGGATGAAGAACTTCAGGAATTGGTAGAAATCgaataa
- the PRE7 gene encoding proteasome core particle subunit beta 6 (ancestral locus Anc_7.480) produces the protein MATIASEYSSEVRNTPIEHQFNPYSDNGGTILGIAGEDFAVLAGDTRHTTDYSINSRYEPKVFDCGDNIVISANGFAADGEALVKRFKNSLKWYHFDHNDKKLAMSSAARNIQHLLYGKRFFPYYVHTIIAGLDEEGKGAVYSFDPVGSYEREQCRAGGAAASLIMPFLDNQVNFKNQYEPGTDGKVKRPLKYLTIEEAIKLVRDAFTSATERHIHVGDGLEILIVTKDGVRKEFFELKRD, from the coding sequence ATGGCTACAATTGCGTCAGAATACTCCTCGGAAGTGAGAAATACCCCAATTGAACATCAATTCAATCCTTACTCTGATAATGGTGGTACCATTTTGGGTATTGCAGGTGAGGATTTCGCTGTGTTGGCAGGTGATACTAGACATACGACAGATTATTCCATTAATTCTCGTTATGAACCAAAAGTTTTCGATTGTGGGGACAATATCGTGATATCAGCTAATGGTTTTGCTGCTGATGGTGAAGCACTAGTaaaaagattcaaaaataGTTTAAAATGGTATCATTTCGATCATAACGATAAAAAATTGGCAATGAGTTCAGCTGCAAGAAATATCCAACATTTACTGTATGGTAAGAGATTTTTCCCATATTACGTTCATACAATTATTGCTGGCttagatgaagaaggtaAAGGTGCCGTATATTCATTCGATCCAGTCGGTTCATATGAAAGAGAACAATGTAGAGCAGGTGGAGCTGCTGCATCATTAATTATGCCATTCCTAGATAATCAAgtcaattttaaaaatcaATATGAACCAGGTACAGATGGGAAAGTAAAGAGACCACTAAAATACTTgacaattgaagaagctaTCAAACTGGTAAGGGATGCATTTACTTCAGCCACTGAAAGACATATTCATGTTGGTGATGGGTTAGAAATTTTAATTGTCACCAAGGATGGTGTAAGGAAGGAGTTCTTTGAATTGAAGAGAGATTAA
- the ERD2 gene encoding Erd2p (ancestral locus Anc_7.479) — MNLFRIFGDLSHLASILILIRTIQTTDTIDGISFKTQGLYVLIFLTRYLDLLTFSYVSFYNTIMKLFFIGSSLYIVILLQRSRKTKPIAYKEMIMADTFKVQYLLGGSLVMALLFNYKFSLLEILWSFSVWLESVAILPQLFMLSKSGKAKSLTIHYIFALGLYRTLYIPNWFWRYWVEGKFDKLAVVTGIVQTLVYSDFFYVYYKKVLTGGGLGLPQ, encoded by the exons atgaatttattcaGAATATTTG GTGATCTTTCACATTTGGCAAgtatattaattttaatcCGTACTATCCAAACTACGGACACCATTGATGGtatatctttcaaaacTCAAGGACTCTACGTTCTTATTTTCCTCACCAGATACCTTGACCTCTTAACTTTCTCATATGTTTCGTTTTACAACACAATCATGAAGTTATTCTTTATTGGTTCCTCGTTATATATTGTCATCCTACTACAAAGATCCAGAAAGACGAAACCAATCGCCTATAAGGAAATGATAATGGCGGATACTTTTAAAGTACAATATTTATTAGGTGGCAGTTTGGTTATGGCTTTGTTGTTCAACTATAAATTCTCTCTATTGGAAATCCTTTGGAGTTTTTCAGTTTGGTTGGAAAGTGTTGCTATATTACCTCAATTGTTTATGCTTTCCAAGAGTGGTAAGGCTAAGAGTTTAACCATTCACTACATCTTCGCATTGGGACTTTATAGAACTTTATACATTCCTAATTGGTTTTGGAGATATTGGGTCGAGggtaaatttgataaattggcAGTTGTGACTGGGATTGTGCAAACCTTAGTTTACTCAGATTTCTTCTATGTTTACTATAAGAAGGTTCTTACAGGTGGTGGATTGGGATTACCACAATGA